One genomic region from Alosa alosa isolate M-15738 ecotype Scorff River chromosome 12, AALO_Geno_1.1, whole genome shotgun sequence encodes:
- the si:ch211-165i18.2 gene encoding uncharacterized protein si:ch211-165i18.2, translating to MQAEKNYARDYSDAIKSKQAVNGDYSNTGYDRGQLNPSSFQCGDGRIATFTLTNSAPMDASFYTVHLKQWEECVKGILRNQSESEGTAYLVTGTVPSQDRRIPRQEEFDDVSKRDFHRVTVPTHIWTAVCYKHNVDDEKSFSFGYIGLNHPNSTINVMTVPQLNAELPALYGTSIVNIFTDDCFSNNRKSEGIIRLLYQSIQLPISETDASKKSEVTELLTEEGIHCMGSCLYRDNSRDYYCCDQKNREIPCSPDYSNVTVYGDKCWSDHTCGTHGYYYYWCYTHTSWDYCSPPPLPLGKGVGKYRGDGSMCRSDYNCGWYGNKYTWCYTDYSNTWDYCCNIDAYPFSALNGMTCKTDHPCDYYGYNYLWCYTTDGKWDYCCSL from the coding sequence ATGCAAGCAGAGAAGAATTATGCCAGAGATTACAGCGATGCAATAAAATCCAAACAGGCTGTCAATGGTGATTACTCAAACACAGGTTATGACCGAGGGCAACTCAACCCCAGCAGTTTCCAGTGTGGGGATGGTCGTATAGCTACATTCACCCTGACCAACAGTGCACCTATGGATGCTTCTTTCTACACTGTCCACTTGAAACAGTGGGAGGAATGTGTGAAGGGTATTTTGAGGAACCAGTCTGAGAGTGAGGGAACTGCTTACCTGGTGACAGGAACTGTACCTTCACAAGATCGTAGAATACCAAGACAAGAGGAATTTGATGATGTTAGCAAAAGAGATTTCCACAGAGTCACTGTTCCTACTCATATCTGGACAGCTGTCTGTTATAAGCATAATGTTGATGATGAGAAGTCCTTTTCATTTGGCTATATAGGGCTAAATCATCCAAACAGTACAATAAATGTCATGACTGTACCACAACTTAATGCTGAGCTGCCTGCTCTCTATGGTACATCTATAGTAAATATTTTCACAGATGACTGTTTTTCTAACAATCGTAAATCTGAAGGAATTATCCGACTCCTTTACCAGTCCATCCAGCTGCCCATTAGTGAAACTGATGCTTCAAAGAAGTCAGAGGTAACAGAACTGCTTACAGAGGAGGGAATACACTGCATGGGCTCTTGTCTGTACAGGGACAACTCTAGAGATTATTATTGCTGTGACCAAAAAAATAGAGAGATACCATGTTCTCCTGATTATTCCAATGTAACAGTATATGGAGACAAGTGTTGGAGTGACCACACCTGTGGAACACATGGTTATTACTACTATTggtgttatacacacacatcatgggATTACTGCAGTCCCCCTCCCTTACCACTGGGCAAAGGAGTAGGGAAGTacaggggagatgggagcaTGTGCCGTTCTGACTACAACTGTGGCTGGTATGGTAATAAATACACCTGGTGTTACACTGATTACAGTAATACCTGGGACTACTGCTGCAATATTGATGCTTACCCATTCTCTGCTCTAAATGGCATGACCTGCAAGACTGACCATCCATGTGATTACTATGGTTATAATTACCTCTGGTGTTATACCACAGATGGGAAGTGGGACTACTGCTGTTCCCTGTGA